From a single Plasmodium coatneyi strain Hackeri chromosome 4, complete sequence genomic region:
- a CDS encoding Secreted Protein Altered Thrombospondin Repeat protein, whose product MKRSRFFFVSIFFYLSQESSLELSKKLFGLNSSLIEHYEDDYEHAQKRPRTWPAVAAPEVDGDTCVIFSASEGDPTNCWCPRGYIMCSEEDVRDVQSKLHQIKDVKQRNEVTPPWMKRLCDNSTEVGFKSMSVVIDYELAVLCDDGNEKNNADFKIIGASGFVPNEQVIQQTERDTTYVPRKCTVNNFYLCRKVEDDNVGCQYGPWSPWGPCVDSKQRRTRKVMRSNQNNEDFCLWNGKRIPRNIMEETRPCKVPSDADAQK is encoded by the exons ATGAAAAGAAgtcgcttttttttcgtttccatttttttttacctatcTCAAGAGAGCAGCCTGGAGCTGAGTAAGAAATTGTTCGGATTGAACTCCTCCCTCATAGAGCATTATGAAGACGATTACGAGCATGCACAGAAAAGGCCGAGGACGTGGCCGGCTGTAGCGGCGCCGGAGGTGGATGGTGATACGTGTGTGATTTTCTCTGCCTCGGAGGGCGACCCCACCAA CTGCTGGTGCCCTAGAGGATACATCATGTGCAGCGAGGAGGACGTGCGTGATGTGCAGTCCAAGCTACACCAAATTAAAGACGTGAAGCAGCGCAACGAAGTTACCCCCCCGTGGATGAAGCGTCTCTGTGATAATTCAACAGAAGTCGGATTCAAAAGCATGTCTGTTGTTATAGATTACGAGCTGGCAGTTCTATGCGACGACGGAAATGAGAAAAACAATGCAGACTTTAAAATAATTGGTGCTTCAGGTTTCGTTCCGAACGAACAGGTCATTCAGCAGACAGAGAGGGATACCACTTATGTCCCTCGGAAATGCAccgttaataatttttacctGTGTCGAAAGGTGGAAGACGATAACGTGGGCTGCCAGTACGGCCCGTGGTCCCCCTGGGGTCCCTGCGTGGACAGCAAGCAGAGAAGAACCAGGAAGGTGATGCGTTCAAATCAGAACAATGAGGACTTTTGCCTCTGGAATGGCAAACGAATCCCCAGAAACATAATGGAGGAGACGCGTCCCTGCAAGGTTCCATCGGATGCGGACGCTCAGAAGTAG
- a CDS encoding Leu/Phe-tRNA protein transferase, which translates to MSTCDDLGSSGAKVQGAENEGTTQKGKHPVEGGNQGKAKSGEVNSGEAESGQVKPTHLDEPKEEEKAKHEASTLDDGVNINRIIERLAKEDPQSLAKIYNLMKNNNCLNFYPLLTPYHNIEKIVDILIEENYEHENTWCVHCDALFICQLLYEGFIPVASKQKVCKVENNQAKVVKECLLIPKIHYVRSCMHPSEIHISRKVKKKCRSYYITVDKDFDGVLQGIVEKHGQNWLYPFVQKEFKKIFEKEVTYKNVRMHSVELWCDDFLAAGEIGCTVGSIYTSLTGFQRKNCAGTIQLCALAKLLQHQEFDLWDLGMLLPYKKTIGSKEISMKDFFKMHRVFKHKSAPFRVPFQDKLNCGVLINGAADARSEVQSEVHPEVNSEVHSE; encoded by the coding sequence ATGAGTACCTGTGATGATCTGGGAAGTAGCGGCGCTAAAGTCCAAGGCGCGGAGAATGAGGGAACCACGCAGAAGGGGAAGCACCCCGTGGAAGGGGGAAATCAGGGGAAAGCCAAATCAGGGGAAGTTAATTCAGGGGAAGCCGAATCAGGGCAAGTCAAACCAACCCACCTGGACGAaccgaaggaggaagaaaaagcgaaGCATGAAGCATCCACCCTGGACGACGGTGTAAACATCAACAGAATTATAGAACGTCTAGCAAAAGAAGACCCACAATCCTTggcaaaaatatacaatctaatgaaaaacaacaacTGCCTTAATTTTTATCCCCTGCTGACACCGTAtcataatatagaaaaaattgtagacATACTGATTGAAGAAAACTATGAACACGAAAACACATGGTGTGTTCACTGTGATGCTTTATTCATCTGCCAGCTTCTGTATGAGGGATTCATCCCCGTGGCGAGCAAACAGAAGGTTTGTAAAGTGGAAAACAATCAAGCGAAAGTAGTGAAGGAATGCCTGCTCATCCCCAAAATTCACTACGTCAGGTCTTGTATGCACCCGAGTGAAATACACATATCgagaaaggtgaaaaaaaaatgtaggagtTATTACATCACCGTGGATAAGGACTTCGATGGAGTCCTCCAAGGAATTGTCGAGAAACACGGGCAGAATTGGCTTTACCCATTTGTGCaaaaggaatttaaaaaaatttttgaaaaagaagttaCCTACAAGAATGTACGTATGCATTCAGTCGAATTATGGTGTGATGATTTTTTAGCGGCAGGAGAGATTGGATGCACTGTGGGTTCCATTTACACTAGCCTTACAGGGTTCCAGAGGAAGAATTGTGCCGGCACCATTCAGCTGTGTGCCCTGGCGAAGTTACTACAACATCAGGAATTTGATCTTTGGGATTTGGGTATGCTTCTCCCTTACAAGAAAACCATCGGGTCTAAGGAAATCTCCATGAAGGACTTTTTTAAGATGCACCGCGTGTTCAAACATAAGAGTGCACCCTTTCGCGTCCCTTTCCAGGATAAACTCAACTGCGGCGTCCTCATCAATGGTGCAGCGGACGCTCGTTCTGAAGTGCAGTCAGAAGTGCACCCAGAAGTCAACTCAGAAGTGCACTCCGAGTAG
- a CDS encoding SICA antigen yields the protein MASNNSVFDELKERWLDGNKQIQSPVARETKLFWSIVRWIKEFLGGKNNKDHDEIAEDWCDTLTLGERKLEPEEQKVCKFILQNLLKIKEVRGAKCGQHDIDKEMEEYVHCVTLNLWSTLYLNKHCDKRTVVETVYNTMKNMWGASGAGTKCEGCKYGHLDPMKVLDQPMLAIILRMIQQNTKVITLINSGPFQKNCNEEDKSDRLTTTTVNDHQQPHQQPTNEAENGNAANSAKSGLDDKTSRAPAGGGEFLYTLGPGGFKIKHVPSDGSSAKDALLLVIGDVELPIIPEDEPEKKEKLIVVSEQPEEPTYDYCANSGKPWDVRWSSAVSYWVRKGDKNDLVGFWEYMEKIFNDFAKYFVDAQTDEEDRINTILGTMCGGDMIDNSKEWSDYEGICDIIVQTLYKMYRKGKTDGTHGKQVDDPLKHFMECTMLNVIVTRLLDNDCTKEDNIKKIFNAVNGALGDMNGLFNIRSPIDKCIQCNREKWNGSRTEEKDVEEEITRWLNDKDDIKIWMQNIKQMDACQGNSEEKTQSKKTKTEIIQDAKTIVNEQVEEVKTKLHEAKKKEGKGEQAIVGETVRNGDTATRQDVPLPQQLPPSTSATRQDEDCKTKGKLCDRVKCVATQWFKIRKYSDTRKQNWCTFWNNDVQGKLTSLSNAMTSDKGESDKLCEDTKAGTKMMTSVERSACHFIVRGLKHTYGLYRDQKQGQNNAKEKQQFDQTMSCVFLNAYADLLIRKSEGHMCPITEGIIQEMFQKGNYQKDALCKDSDKSNCVTCTRDTSYASCTLSVKEDLVDRGKSASCEEHNDKIGKKLKKMLEEDINIEQTLTTITSTLNSLCHRAQCVTVKWFEDRIGWSGNWKIKQNWCTFWGAGDVGKVLREMSKAMTEGDGTDDYLCENSTGENGAAAARDPRKKACQYITKGLQYIYSIKEEEKQTYENQKKNNRIFYQTVGCLFLNAYADKIKTTCSDVDEDKIVSMFDKGNEQIDNWCEEKNNRKGDCVPCTRDTSYEKCTLSVEEALLNETAGKDCENDRNNIKLKLDKMLDPTKNGDTKVQPALKALNNICQTKPPAAPPSTQEAGKKGSCPDMDGVDTSQVPKEIACPKDEIPTRSLQTDPVDTYLIESTGNATVSVVAVTENNTQDPGQPGSSDSSHTEAPAGKGVAGQPPGGSADGLAALAAPTPASGEEGKVTTSSKGDNEPKPKGDEQYGQDAVSISADPSQQGNTHPNGTLNPGSSGTGSQAGSGGQAGSGGQAGIGGQGAGDPGGLPGGSGSPPGGLPQGPPPPGKPQGPPQQGGKKPQGLPSATAAAVLPLPAVIPAVNKIDPSDLTPYLPVIPVFIGTSVISYLLWKYFGMLRKARKRYKRAPQIRDPSLEQQIVDDVDDQADGPHAYTLVKERKPRYKPIKRRKKQGVGRRGVGRRMIIDIHLEVLDECQKGDTKLVQEDFFEILVQEFMGSNFKEGENAPKEQVASSDSGFTEEDFVPKEEVLISDSRFREDDFVPKEEVPSSDSGFREGRLCS from the exons atggctTCGAACAATAGTGTATTTGACGAATTGAAGGAAAGGTGGTTGGACGGAAATAAACAGATACAGAGCCCAGTCGCTAGGGAG ACAAAGTTATTCTGGAGTATAGTACGCTGGATTAAGGAATTTCTTGgaggaaagaataataagGATCATGATGAAATTGCTGAAGATTGGTGTGATACACTCACACTAGGAGAAAGGAAGTTAGAGCCAGAAGAACAGAAAGTTTGTAAATTTATTCTCCAGAATttgctaaaaataaaagaagttaGAGGAGCTAAATGCGGGCAGCACGACATTGacaaagaaatggaagagtaTGTACACTGTGTAACACTGAATTTATGGTCAACTTTGTACCTAAATAAGCACTGTGATAAGAGGACTGTTGTGGAGACTGTATACAATACAATGAAGAACATGTGGGGCGCATCTGGTGCAGGAACTAAATGTGAAGGATGTAAGTATGGGCATTTAGATCCTATGAAAGTACTGGATCAGCCAATGTTAGCAATTATTCTTAGGATGATACAGCAAAATACGAAGGTTATAACATTAATAAATAGTGGACCATTCCAGAAGAATTGTAATGAGGAAGATAAGAGTGATAGattaacaacaacaacagtaaATGATCACCAACAACCACATCAACAACCTACGAACGAAGCGGAAAATGGTAATGCAGCAAATAGTGCAAAAAGTGGATTAGACGATAAAACTAGCAGAGCTCCTGCAGGTGGGGGggaatttttatatactctCGGACCCGGCGGATTTAAAATAAAGCATGTTCCAAGTGATGG GTCAAGTGCCAAGGATGCTTTACTTCTGGTAATTGGTGATGTGGAACTTCCTATTATCCCTGAGGACGaaccggaaaaaaaagagaagttgATAGTGGTTTCTGAGCAACCAGAAGAGCCTACCTACGATTACTGTGCCAATAGTGGCAAACCATGGGATGTACGTTGGTCTAGTGCAGTAAGCTACTGGGTGAGGAAGGGAGACAAGAATGATCTG gTTGGATTCTGGGAATACATGGAAAAGATATTTAATGATTTTGCTAAATATTTTGTGGATGCTCAGACCGACGAGGAGGATAGAATAAATACTATTTTAGGGACAATGTGCGGGGGTGACATGATAGATAACTCGAAGGAGTGGTCAGATTATGAAGGGATATGTGATATCATTGTTCAGACATTATATAAGATGTaccgaaagggaaaaacagatGGTACCCATGGAAAGCAAGTAGATGACCCGTTGAAGCATTTTATGGAATGTACTATGCTAAATGTTATTGTAACAAGATTGCTGGATAATGATTGTACGAAGGAggacaacataaaaaagatcTTTAATGCAGTAAATGGAGCATTAGGGGATATGAACGGACTTTTTAACATAAGGAGTCCCATAGATAAATGTATACAATGTaatagggaaaaatggaacggATCAAGaacggaagaaaaggatGTCGAAGAAGAGATAACACGCTGGCTCAACGATAAAGATGACATTAAAATTTGGATGCAAAACATAAAACAAATGGATGCATGTCAAGGGAactcagaagaaaaaacacagtcgaagaaaacgaaaacagAGATCATACAGGACGCCAAAACAATAGTGAACGAACAAgtagaagaagtaaagacAAAATTGCacgaagcgaaaaaaaaagaagggaaaggagaaCAGGCGATCGTCGGGGAAACAGTACGCAATGGTGACACTGCAACGAGGCAAGATGTTCCACTACCCCAACAACTCCCACCCTCCACCTCAGCAACCCGACAAG ATGAGGACTGTAAGACTAAAGGTAAATTATGTGATCGCGTGAAATGTGTAGCAACGCAATGGTTTAAGATCAGGAAATATTCAGACACGAGAAAACAAAACTGG tgtacattttggaaTAATGATGTCCAGGGAAAATTGACGAGTCTGTCTAATGCTATGACATCTGATAAAGGGGAGAGTGATAAATTATGCGAAGACACAAAGGCGGGAACTAAAATGATGACGTCAGTAGAGAGAAGTGCATGCCACTTCATTGTTAGAGGATTAAAGCATACATATGGACTTTATAGGGACCAGAAACAAGGGCAGAATAACGCAAAAGAGAAGCAACAATTTGATCAAACTATGTCCTGTGTCTTCTTGAACGCATACGCGGATCTCCTCATAAGGAAATCGGAGGGACACATGTGTCCTATCACAGAGGGAATAATACAAGAAATGTTTCAGAAAGGAAATTATCAGAAGGATGCTTTGTGTAAGGATAGTGATAAGAGTAATTGTGTTACTTGCACAAGGGACACGAGCTATGCAAGTTGCACACTAAGCGTGAAGGAAGACCTGGTCGATAGAGGAAAAAGTGCAAGTTGCGAGGAGCACAATGacaaaatagggaaaaaattgaagaaaatgcTCGAGGAGGACATCAACATAGAACAAACTCTAACTACTATAACTTCTACACTTAACTCTTTATGTCACCGTGCTCAATGTGTAACAGTTAAATGGTTTGAAGACAGAATAGGTTGGAGCGGGAACtggaaaattaaacaaaattgG tgtacattttggggAGCGGGGGATGTCGGAAAAGTATTGAGGGAAATGTCTAAGGCTATGACCGAAGGGGATGGAACGGACGACTACCTATGTGAGAACTCCACAGGAGAAAATGGTGCAGCAGCAGCAAGGGatccaagaaaaaaagcatgtcAATATATTACTAAAGGTTTACAGTATATATACAgcattaaggaagaagagaaacaaACGTACGAAaaccagaagaaaaataacagaATATTTTATCAAACTGTGGGATGCCTCTTCCTGAATGCATATgcagataaaataaaaacaacttGTTCAGACGTGGACGAAGACAAAATAGTATCAATGTTtgataaaggaaatgaaCAGATTGATAATTGgtgtgaggaaaaaaataatcgtAAGGGTGATTGTGTTCCTTGCACAAGGGATACGAGCTATGAAAAGTGCACACTAAGCGTGGAGGAAGCATTGTTGAATGAGACAGCAGGTAAAGATTGCGAAAATGacagaaataatataaaattgaaGTTGGATAAAATGCTCGACCCAACTAAGAACGGGGATACAAAAGTACAGCCAGCACTGAAAGCATTAAATAACATATGTCAAACCAAACCACCAGCAGCTCCACCAAGTACACAAGAAGCAGGTAAGAAAGGAAGCTGCCCTGATATGGATGGAGTTGATACTTCCCAGGTGCCCAAGGAAATTGCATGTCCCAAGGATGAAATTCCAACTCGGAGTCTCCAAACTGATCCGGTCGATACTTATCTTATTGAATCTACAGGTAATGCTACGGTCAGTGTGGTGGCAGTTACAGAAAATAATACTCAGGACCCAGGACAACCCGGTTCCTCCGATTCTAGCCACACTGAAGCTCCAGCAGGTAAAGGTGTTGCAGGACAACCTCCAG gtGGAAGTGCAGATGGTCTCGCAGCACTAGCTGCTCCAACTCCTGCTTCAggtgaagaagggaaggtaaCTACGAGTAGTAAGGGGGATAATGAACCGAAACCTAAGGGCGACGAGCAATATGGTCAGGATGCTGTTAGCATTTCAGCAGATCCAAGTCAGCAGGGTAACACTCATCCAAATGGAACCttgaatccaggttcttccggtactGGTAGTCAAGCTGGTAGTGGTGGTCAAGCTGGTAGTGGTGGTCAAGCTGGTATTGGTGGTCAAGGTGCAGGTGATCCAGGTGGTTTACCTGGGGGGAGTGGTAGTCCACCGGGTGGTCTACCACAGGGACCACCTCCTCCAGGGAAACCTCaaggaccaccacaacaaggtGGTAAAAAACCACAAGGTCTACCATcagcaacagcagcagcagtaCTACCGTTACCTGCAGTTATTCCGGCTGTTAACAAGATCGACCCTTCTGATCTTACCCCTTACCTTCCTGTAATCCCTGTCTTCATTGGTACTTCTGTCATAAGTTATCTcctctggaag tactttggaatgcttcgtaaagcaagaaaacgttacaaaagGGCTCCACAAATACGTGatccctccttagaacagcagattgttgacgatgtggacgaccaggcagatggtccacatgcatataccttGGTAAAGGAGCGAAAACCTCGTTATAagcctataaaaaggaggaaaaaacagggCGTTGGTCGCCGTGGTGTaggtcgccgcatgattattgatattcatttagaagtcttagacgaatgccaaaaaggggacaccAAACTGGTTCAGGAggatttttttgaaattttggttcaagaatttatgggaagcaattttaaggaaggagagaatgctcctaaggaacaggttgcaagttcagattccgggtttacggaggaagactttgttcctaaggaagaggttcttATTTCAGATTCCAGATTTAGGGAGGATGActttgttccaaaggaagaggttccaagttcagattccggttttagggagggaagactttgttcctaa